TATTTCGTAAAAGGTCTTGACTTTACTGTTCTCTGACTCACTGAAGGCGCTTTATGTAAAGGTCCAGGTGATTACCGCTTGACCCTAATTTGCTGGGTGTAgggaatatttcttttctttagagcGATGTGTCTTCACGAGGTcctacctactgtatagcacagggaactatgccaatgtcttataataacctagaatgcaaaaggatatgaaaaagaaaatatacatgtatatgtataactggatcggaatgctgtacaccagaaactaacacaacatgataaatcaactatacttcaacaaaactataaaatgttttaagtgatATGTGTTATGTtgtcagaaaatgaaaacttatacaTCTATAGTATTCCCTTTACTTTAGTGATTATGATATCAAGTCTAATTTATTGACTTGGTAAGAGAAATCTGGGATTTGAAagcactttcttctcttccttttagaatgatttggttttgttttaaacttagaTATCTTATTGActtttttcccatctgcaaagttGTAAATCCCCAGGGCCCCTTCAGTTCTTTTGTCGCATAGGAATCTTAACATATAatagcacagagaaaaaaagaaatgaaggtctAATATCtactacaacgtggatgaacctcaaaaacattacgcTAAGGGAATGAAGCCGGCACAAGAGGTCACGCATTGTACGATTCCGTGAGTATTAAAtatccagagtaggcaaatccatagagacagaaagcaaacccAATTAactcccccctaaaaataaataaataaaataacaataaagcaaAGTATATTCAAGACTTAAGTGtaacacctgaaaccataaaagttCTGGAAGAAATTTAGGCAGTACTCTCTTTCACATCACGCTTAGTAATGTTTTtcggatatgtctcctcaggcgaaggaaacaaaagcaaaaataaactaatgggactaatcaaactaaaaagttttttttcacagtgaaggaaaacatcaacagatgaaaaggCCACCccctgaatgggagaagatatttacaaataacatatctgataaagggataagatccaaaatacacaaagaattcctacagctcaacaccaaagaaacaaacaacttgatttaaaagtgggcagaggatctgaatagacatttttccaaagaagatttacaaatagccaacaggtacatgataagatgctcaatagcactaataatcaggaaaatgcaaatgaaagatacaatgagacatcatctcacacctgttatgATGGCTATTATCAACAAGACGACAAACAACAACTGTCGGtgaggctatggagaaaaagtAATCCTcacgcactgttggtgggaatgtaaattggtgcaacggctgtggaaaaacagtatggaggcttttcaaaaaactgaaaatacaactaccgtatgatccactcctgggtatttatcccaagaaaacaaaaacactgattagaaaatatataagcacccatatgttcattgcagcattatttacaatagccaagacatggaagcaacttaagtgtccatcaatagatgaatagataaagaaacactggtgtatatatacatacaatggaatattattcaggcatgaaaaagaatgaaatcttgccacgtGTGActatgtggatggacctagagggtattacgTTAAGTGAcataactcagacagagaaaggtaaatactgtatgatttcacttgtatgtggaatctgaaaaacaaaacgaAGGAACAatcataacaaaacagaagcagaattaacagacacagagaacaaacatgtggttgccagagggaaggagagtggcAGGAGGAAAGGAACAGGTGAGGGAAATtcagaggtacaaacctccactTGCAAAGTAcgtgagtcacaggtatgaagtgtacagcacggggaatatAATCAATACCTATGTTATGTGTTTGGATGGTGACACATCATAACTACATTTACCATGgcaatcattttgaaatgtgtgGAAATACCAAATGACTATGTTGTGCAACAGAAACTAACAGAGCGTTGTGGGTCAATTAGACTTCAAAAACCAACagatatgtgtagtttactgtacagcaatcacaccacaataaaggtgttaaaaaacaagcaaacaaagaaactcatagaaacagagatcagatttgtggtggAGGCGGGGGCACTGAATGAGGagagtcaaaaggtataaacttccagttctAGGTAAGTACTGGGGACATAATGCagaacatgataaatataacacTGCTGTATGCTATACATGAAACttactaagagagtaaatcctaagcgttctcaccacacacaaaagattttcctatgtatttcattatgtgtctatatgagatgatggatgttcactaaacttgtgCTAATAATTCAGCGATGTATAAGTAAAACCATTacgctgtacatcttaaacttatacagcgCGGTATGACGATTATATCTCAAGGAAACTAAGTGGGGGGAGGGAATGCTACATTTCTTGACAAGGTCAGTCAACATAAAGATGCCAATGTCCCacccaaataaaataagcaaataaaatagccAGTTTCCGTGTAGTGTCTGACACTGTTAAAATGCACAAAGAAGAGCAAGGCCTTCACCAAGGACTATACCAATAAGTGGTTTCAAAAATTGTCATTTACACAGAAGTGTCCTGGATCAGAAGCAAGATGGTGCCTGGATCTCCCTTGAGAGTGACACCTTGAGTGAGAACTATAGGAGTGGTGTtgggagccagggcagaggcctCCACAGCTGATGGCCGAGGCCATTCACGTCTCAGGACTGAGGGTACAATGTGACCAAGAGTGATGGCCCACCTGTGAAGCCGGCGACTTTGCTGGGCTGGGGAATCTTCAAAGGGAGGTTATACATTCCTCATCCGGAGACAAGACGCTGGAACCACTGCTGCCGTTTAAGAAGGAGGTGATTCCGACCTTGGCTAGAGAACATCTCGGAAGCCTAGGTTCTAAACATTCTCTGCAGAGCTACTGCCTGAAAACTGAGGTCACCGTGGGAACAGTTTTGGGTCCATCAGCAAAACGCTTCCCCAGGCTGGGGTCGTGCTGCCATCCAGAAGACTTGTGCATGCCACTGTACATAAACCGGCCAGGCAACAGGCACACTGCCTCAGTTCCACAGgagcccctctgcctccccaagtCCAAGATGGACAGAAAGCCGTGTTGTTTCTCAGCATTGAACTTGAAATAACTGAAGGCAAGGACAACAGGCCATTAGATATATTTCACAAAGAGGTTACTTTAATAACACAAAACAATTCTGATAGTGTTCCGGGTATTGACTGGGTAGCTTTGCCTTTATATCATATACACGTGATATAGGGGTCATACTGTGTCTGtcatatgtctgtgtgtgtgtgtgtgtgtgtgtgtgtgtgtgtgtggtgtgttttcTACCTGACAGTTCCGTTCAAAGAAGGCAGCATGAACAAAGGCAAGGTCTACCTGCTTCTTTTAAATGAAGTGATTATCCTGGTCATTGCTCAGGGACCATCCCTTCCTTGCTCAGGCAGCACTGAACCAAGAGGTTTCCTTTCAGTGTGGAATTAGCTGGAACCGGGTCTCTCAAGGATGCTGAAGGTGCCAAAATACATTGCAAGGCCTGATCCTCTGCCCTGAGCTGGGCAGGGGGCAATGATGTGCAGTCCACGTCCGGGCTgcgggaggggaagggagaagcgCCTCACACTGGCCAAGAGGGAGTCTCCTCTGAGTTAGCCCTGCAGAGGcaggaccctccctccctctggagtGGTTTCTATCCCCGCTTCCCCTCCACAAAAGGGAAGGCGGGAACAGAACTGGGAGATGAacccccagctccctcttctcCAGAAAGCCCTGTGAGTAGCCTCTTAGGAAGCCTCCTCCAAGGGGAGTCCGTGTACCTGAGCTCAGCACCAGGAGTGGGGCTCGGGCCTGCCCTGAAACACGCTGTTCTCCACCCCGACTTGCACGTCTGTGTGGTCCTagtgtggcagggtggggggaggatggggtgttgggggagagggtggaggagaacCGGTGGGTCTGTGGAAAGCCCCCATGGGCACCTGGGGAACTTCTGAGATGCGTGTGGCCTTCCCATGCAGACTCAGGCCTATTACTGCATGAACGGAGGCCTCCTTGACAATTGCTTTGAATGGCATTGGCTTAGCAATTTCCATCAAACTTACTAAGCCCACGTGACACACGAAACTATATGCAGAGAATTCACAACTTTATTGAAACTACAGATATGAGCCCTAAAACAGTGGGTCAGTGAATGTACTTGTATTTAACACACTTAGCAGGCGTCTGGTGAGCTGTTCCTGGcggggaggcaggcagaagggGAATCCGGCTCAGAGGCGTTTTGAAAACCCCTGTCACAGAGACCATTCCTGAGGACACTGGGACTACAGAAGCAACACCGATGGGAGGGGACCAAGCCACCCCCCTGAGGGCAGCCACAGGGACGAAGAGGTGGAAAACGCCAGGACACAGGAGGCAAGAACTCAGGCGGGAAGGgcgggaagggagggaagggctgcACCGGCGGCACGGGCGGCATGGGTGGCCCAGGTGACACGGgcggcaggggctgcagggctggcaggggcggCAGGGgcggcaggggctgcagggctggcaggggggCACGGgcggcaggggctgcagggctggcaggggcggCACGGGCGGCACGGgcggcaggggctgcagggctggcacGGGCGGCACGGGCGGCCCCAGAAACGGCCCCAGCGGCAGTGGCTCCACAGGAACGCACATGCAATGCTGCTCCCGAAAAAGCATGTCACCGCAGGGTCCCCCCAAGCCTGCGACGACAGGGGAAGCCAGGAGCACGGGGCGCTCGCTTCTCAACCTTAATGCCCTCTGATGTCTCCTCCACTTGGCCCTTCTGTTCTTAAACCAAACCTTCaatcagagagaaaagggaattgcTTTAGCACATTCACCATTTAATGTCAGACATGAAAAAAAACGCATTGAATTGCACCAGCAGAAGCTATTTGCTTCTTCTCAAACCTCTCAGGACAGTTACCAGCAAGGCCCGCCCTTCAGCTCACCCTTACTGAGCAATGACTACCTGCCAGGCTCTGGCTTGATTTATAGCTtagtctccctcctcccaccttcacTATCACTCCCCCCACTCAGATGCAGCTGGAGTTGTCGAACCGCACTGGGTCCCTGCTGCGATTACTGGGCCTGGTAGGTCTGCGTCCTGACAACTGACCATCAGCTGCCAAGCTGCCACTCACCCCTACACACTAGGCTCGTGTCACCTTGGCTGTGGACGGCACAGGAAAACGTGGCCGCCTTTAAAGTGACGCAGAGGGGAACAACTCCCATTTCGAAAAGCCCACCCTCTGTGTACAGTAAATAATCAATAAGAGTGTGTtggacttttaaataaaagctgtCCTCAAAGATGACTGAAGGGTCATTCATCCTCTGAAACCTCTTGATGGCTCAAAAGATGGAGATGGTTTGTGAGGGGGTCTTGGTCATGGGGGTCCAGGGAGATTGCGGCTTGTCTCGCTGGCACACCTTGGTAGCTGAAGCCCCGGACACTGCCTTTCACATTAGACTTTAGGAATAATGAACGTTTAGAGCAACTCAGCCCAAATTTACTACAACTCTTAAAGTCTTTGCCAGCCAAGAGTTTGGGGCTAAGAGGCACACCATGGTCGCCCTGGGCAGTTCCGCACTCtgcaccctgccccaccctccagacTTTCCTGCGCTCGGGACCAGGTCAGCTCACTCTGCTCTGGCTGCAGGTGCAGGACCGCGGACCGCGGACCGCGGCCTCTGCTGCCCGGCATGGCTGGGCCCTCTAGTCCCTGCTACTCCGCCAGGAGATCCCCAGCCCGTCCCTTATGCTTCACATAAGAAGGTGCAACCTGTGTTTTAGGAAGACGGTCGACAACCACGTGGGTGAAGAGTCACCAAATGGCTCCTCCCTAAATATCTGCCAACTatgaacaactgaaaataaaacctgTCCCGTGGACGCCACTCTTCCCTTAGCATCCCAGTTAATGGACTTACGTCCATTTTAGGGGGATCAGGTGTGCCAGTGGTCACATCTGCATAAGCAAAACGCAAAGCAGCCTGAACTGAGGTACAGGCTGGTACTACTTCCATTTTTCCAATACTGGtttcataaaacaagtcttactgtatttgcaaaatgtggcggggtgggggcggccattaaatttttcttctgtcagaCACAGAataacaaatactgtgtgatctcacttccacgtggaaaaaaaaacccctcaaactcatacaaaaagagatcaaatttgcAGTTATCAGAGGCAGGGGATCggggagggggaactggatgaaggtggtcaaaagttacAAGTTTCAGGTTATAAGAAAAATCAGCACTGGGgatgaaaatataattcatacTGCTCCAGAGTATATAGGAAAGTTGTTCAGAGACTAAGTCCTCAGAGTTCTCATCGcaaggaaaaacttttttctttacttctgtatctatatgagatgaagGATGTTGAtgaaacttactgtggtaatcatttcatgaacATGTAAGTCacatcatcatgctgtacaccttcaACTAATAGAGGGCTGTCTGTCAATTACAAGTCAACAGAAGTGGGAAATTTTTCTTCGGGACATTCATGCTGTAGAGTTTGGCAACAGATGACAACagtctctctgtttcctcatttgtttcttGTGGCTCCTTTTCCCCTCAGAACCCCATTAAGAGACCACGACGCAAACCCAGGAAAAGCAAGTCACCgaaacttcagtttttcttttcctctgagcaCCCTTTGCCTGCTTGAGAAAGCAGAGGCCTGGGCCTCCCAAGCCCTGGCCAGAGCTGACTGTGAGCCCAGCCCGTGGCTTTAGGGGGCCAGCACTGCTTTCCAGACTCCCCGCCACCAGCTCTGCAGCCCAGGGCCATCGCAGCCCTCACACACGCTCCCTGCAGCAAAGCTAATAATCccatcctcatttttcttcttctctctttcttttcttttgcttccccCCACCAAATCCTTCTTTGATAAAACTTAGGCTTTTCTATGGTCTCGGATAATCACTCCTGATCCATTGACCCACAAATTGGTCATCACTGACTGAGCAAGAGAAAAACTATTTCAAACTATCAAATGTAAGACTCCAGCCTGGCCTgcggtgaggggtggggtggggttgtgTAGCTCGAGTGGttcagcacatgcttagcatgcacgatgtcctggcttcaatctccagtacttccatcaaaaagaaattaaataaatatacctaattacctcctccctccccccagatgAGCTCTGAACTAAGAGCCATCCCCCACCATCAACAATTCCATGCAACCCATCTCTTCATAACAGCACcacaaagagaaacaagagaCCTCAAGTGTTAGAAATTCCTCaagagaatattcacgaatgcaTCTGGTAGTCTCAAAACTTTGACTGTGTGAGATACCTCCCTGGCATACGTTCCACTCTTGTATAATCATTTCCGCTCTGTATAATTCGTGCTTAACTTCCACCTTCCTTAAGTCAGTGGAACTCTGTTGGAAATTGTTGGTTTAGTTTGTTTCACTTTTACACATATTTCAAACGCTGCAACTCACCCCCCCCTCCACCGTGATGCCCAACCTATTACGTTAGCAATGCTTTCAGGCTGGCACATCAAAGAATTCCAGAAAATTAAGATTCAGGGCTGCCACTGTCTACACTGCTTTACCACACACTTAGAAACAGCGGCAGGAGAGGGCCTCTGACCCAtggggctgtggggggggggttcctttttctcctcactcCAGTGGGTAAATACTTATAAATTCACCCCTTCTGCAAAGAGCTTCTGcttggttttaaataatttagtataACTGGGCTCTTCCGTGTATTAACTGAAGAATTTCCACTTCTGATTAACCCCAGTGTGACGCCACACAAAAGTGTTACCTAAAGGATACCGGTGTTTGAAGGAGTTGaactctgtgcgtgtgtgtggttgTAACTCGGTGACATATATGGTTATATAGGTATAGTTTATACAAAGGTATATATATGTcgacatgtacatgtatatacctTTGTATACAAGGAATAGCATAGTCCgggaatattttttcttcttttgggaaaGCCTGTCCCTCTGATAATAGGCAATGTCCAAAAGTTGGGGTTAACTTATCCCATTTACCAAAGGCCAAGACCCCAAAGTTCAAACCTTATTTCCCAATCATGGAAAAGGCAACAacgacaaaaaaacaaacaaaccaacaaaaaaaaaacaaacaaacaaaaaaaaaaaaaccaatgggagATGTCTAGGACAAGGTGTCCAATTCACGAAGCGGGCTTTACAATGGCTGCCCTACAAGTTGGgttttttcaggtttttactGACCTTCAGTTGAGCTTCAGTCACTCCCATGCGTCTTGCAAGATCCTGGCTGTGGGGAGACAATCAGAAACGTTTAGTATTTGGAGCTGTGGATGAAATTAAATACAGGATGTTATTTCATCCTTTAcaaattttttcctctaaagtGTCGGTGATTTATTTTGTGAACAAATTTCTGGAGTAGGTAAACACACTTCTTCAGAatttacaatgaaattaaattgacAAATCGTTTAACGAAAGCCAACTCTCATGGCTAAAAGAGGCACAGTTCCAGAAACACATGAAATTCTACTTTACACTTTTCGTGTTACcaacatcaaaatgaataaaaatctcgGCGGAAATATCTTTACGAACTTCCTTTGCCTCTTTTACATTGCTCTTGCCCATTTTATGGTTTAAATTAAAGCCTTGAAATAGCTTGCCCAATAAATCAATCGATCGATCTATCAGTGATGAACAGGTTGGGGTACATCCTAGTAGGTTCGAACGGACAGCGCAAACTGCTCTTCACTCTCTGGCTGAGGTGTTgtttgttgttgtgttgttgtgttgttgttgttgttgttgttgttgttttcacttTATCAGCAACACCCCTAGTGCCGACCTAGTATACTACTCTGTAATATGTAGCTTGAGACTTGCTTTAGAGACAGTTTCTTCTCAAGAGTAAAATTTGAGGGGATGGAGAAAAATCACTAATCAAGATAAGTACTTTTCGGGGGGGGGGCGGTAGAGAGCCCAGTGGtaaagcgcgtgcttagcatgcacggggtcctcggtccaatccccagcactgccaccacaaataaacatataaataagtaaacctaagtactcccaccaaaaaagaaacaaaaaataataaaaacaatcaaaataattttttaaagagaaatgattttCAAACGCAGTGTTTTGAATATACAAAGCAACGCAAAAGTTATCCATGATGAACAGatttatcaaaatttgaaataaaggtAGGATCCTATCTTGATTTCCCCCACCTCAAGCTTCTCACCTTTATCTCTGCCTTGGTTCTAACAGAACATTATTTCTGTTAACCGGCAGCCGACAAAGTTTCCGCGCATGATTTGTTGAAATGCCGCACAGAAATACTCACCCGCATTCCCGCGGGGCACAGCCCGGACCCCCACCCTAGGACCCGAGGGCCGTGGGGTCCCGACAGCCGCCAGGCTCCGGGGGCTCTACCGCCCCGCGCGGAGGAGAGAGCCCCGTGAGCGCGCCGGCCGCCCGCCGCGAGCCGCCCGCGCCGCCGCACCTCAGCGCCCGCCCGCCGCACCTcagcgcccgccccgccccgcccgcttGCCGGGACCCGGCGCCACCCCGGCCGCCCGCTTACCGCACGTGTGGGCTGAGGTACGGAGTGTGCTGGAAAATGCCCTCCAGCTCCTGCACCTGCAACGGCGTGAACGCGGCGCCGGGCACCCGCCGCGGCACGACTACGAGAGCCTCGACGGCGGCCTCCGGGGGCTGCTGCTCCCCGCCCTGCTCTCCGCCCTCGCCGCCGCTGGCGCCCGCCTCGTCAACCTCCTCAGCCCCCGCCTCGGCCGCAACCTCGGCGACCGCCTCGCGGCTTCCGCCGTCCGCGGGACCAGCGGCTGCTGCGCCAGCATCGccgccttcctttccttctccttcgtctc
Above is a genomic segment from Camelus ferus isolate YT-003-E unplaced genomic scaffold, BCGSAC_Cfer_1.0 contig2768, whole genome shotgun sequence containing:
- the LOC116662505 gene encoding rhox homeobox family member 2-like gives rise to the protein MEPPPQSSRDAAADAAAGSLSPGVDEEREEAHEAQPAESSAPGEGGEEQPAQCDPEQGAAAEGKEAGDEGEGKEGGDAGAAAAGPADGGSREAVAEVAAEAGAEEVDEAGASGGEGGEQGGEQQPPEAAVEALVVVPRRVPGAAFTPLQVQELEGIFQHTPYLSPHVRQDLARRMGVTEAQLKVWFKNRRAKWRRHQRALRLRSERPVLLASPVVAGLGGPCGDMLFREQHCMCVPVEPLPLGPFLGPPVPPVPALQPLPPVPPVPPLPALQPLPP